The Rhododendron vialii isolate Sample 1 chromosome 3a, ASM3025357v1 nucleotide sequence TGAATCCCTCCCTCCGACACCGGCGAAGCGCTCGAGCTCCAAACAAACATGTGAAGATCTTTTCCCCCCTCGGCCCCATTTGCCTTCTTCTTCGCTCCCGGACCCGACACCGGAGAGAAAATCCCGGCACTCGCCGGTGCAGGGTACCCTGTAGCCCCCTGTCCGTACGCAACCCCGTTAGCCCTAGAATGGTTCCCAAAAcccccaccacctccaccactctcTTCATCAAAAGCCAAGTTCCCAAAATTGGATTGCCTAGGACTCACATTACTTGCATTCTTCCCATTCACCATTGAGTAGAAATCAGTGTGGTTAAAACTAGAACCCCTTGGAGTAGGGTTCCTTGATGACTGCAGAGAGTAAATCTCTGCATTTGTCAAGTTTGATGGCCGTGGAGTCAATGAGACACCAGAGTTAGGCCCATGGGACCTCCTAGAGAAGATTTCAGACCTAGAACTAGTGGATTTCCTCACAGTGACATGGAGTTTACCATCTTCCCCAACCTCAGCCTCAGTCTGCAAAGGCTCTTTACCATCTAAAGACAGAATATCAGAGTCAACCCTGAAAGAGATGATAGAGCCAGCAGTATCTGGGAACTGCTCAGCAATGAGAAGCCTAGCTCCTCTATACTCAAACAAGAACAACATCAAGGTATACCAAATAATGCATTGTAGGACAACTATTTGGACCATGAGAGTTCCTGAGGCATCACCATACATGCCTTTCAACAGAGGTATGCCCATCACAAGAGTGTTTGGCAGCGTGGACAGAGAGAATAGAGTGATGGACCACTCAAGAGAGCCTCTGGAGCTGAACCTTGACCAGAATGATAGAACAACAAGGACTATGATTTTCTGGAGGGAGTCAGCAGCTATGAACCTGAGGTTCATGGCGTAAGGATCGTTTGTGGAGATGAAGTGGAAGGAAAGGAGAGGGACTGCAAATAGGGCCACAAAGCGGTTGATGCCTGAGCACTGGTCAGGGGTAAAGATTTTCCACCATTTCACTGACCCATAGGCTAAAATCATGGCGACGTATAGTGGAACAACTGCTGTGAGGACATGGTACAGGTCCACGAGTTTGatcatttttcttgctttttttcttttttcagggTTTCAAGGGTTTGGAATGAGGGTTTTGGAGGTGTGAGGAAAACCAGGCGAGAAAATGGGGTGAATCACAAAACCCAGATGAGAAAATGGGAGAATCAAAAAAACCCAGATGAGGAAATGGGAGAATCTGAAAAACCCAGGGGGGGTTTCCCAGTTAATGTAAGAAAATCTGGGTTTTTCCCTCAGTTTGAAGTTGTTTATTTCAAGAACAACCCAAAATAGTGTTAGGCAGGGTATTTAATGAGACGAACAAAGAAATACCCAGGAGAGAATAAGGAAGAAATCTACCCGTTGCTCATAGGTGTGTGGAAAGGTGGAGCTTAGAAGATGGGTAGAACGGCGGTACAGATTCAATAAAGACAGGAGACCTAATCGCCGGcgagggtagagagagaggaagagaaggagagagaaggagtggGGAGTAGGAGTGGGCTTGGCCACGAGTGAAAGTGTACAATATTTATGGGAAATTAATGGCAGACAAAGAAATAAAAGCTGAGGGCTTTAGAGCCAGCAGTTTTATAGGCTTTTGATGGACAGGGGAAACACTCTTTATACACTCGCAGGGATGGTGATGAGTTATTATTCAAAAGTCCGAGAGCACCATTATATGATTCTCCGGACTACTCTAGAACACAGACTTACGTGGGATTCATAGATTTTAGTCGTGAACTTACACGAGAATATTTGGTTATGAAGTGGTTTGAAACATCATGTAGTGGTACTCCCGAACTATCCAACATTTCCAATacattggagagagaaag carries:
- the LOC131319148 gene encoding probable auxin efflux carrier component 1b isoform X1; this translates as MIKLVDLYHVLTAVVPLYVAMILAYGSVKWWKIFTPDQCSGINRFVALFAVPLLSFHFISTNDPYAMNLRFIAADSLQKIIVLVVLSFWSRFSSRGSLEWSITLFSLSTLPNTLVMGIPLLKGMYGDASGTLMVQIVVLQCIIWYTLMLFLFEYRGARLLIAEQFPDTAGSIISFRVDSDILSLDGKEPLQTEAEVGEDGKLHVTVRKSTSSRSEIFSRRSHGPNSGVSLTPRPSNLTNAEIYSLQSSRNPTPRGSSFNHTDFYSMVNGKNASNVSPRQSNFGNLAFDEESGGGGGGFGNHSRANGVAYGQGATGYPAPASAGIFSPVSGPGAKKKANGAEGGKDLHMFVWSSSASPVSEGGIHVFRGGEYGNELGGGVTHPKDYDEYRRDEFSFGNRTGANGTDREGPVLSKLGSSSTAELHPKNGDQGDSKPTAMPPASVMTRLILIMVWRKLIRNPNTYSSLIGLTWSLVSFKWGVVMPAIVAKSIAILSDAGLGMAMFSLGLFMALQPRIIACGNTIATFAMAVRFLTGPAVMAAASIAVGLRGTLLHIAIVQAALPQGIVPFVFAKEYNVHPDILSTGFALKPFLPFLSYICQAIFQCMPQLLYYMHLLFLSFM
- the LOC131319148 gene encoding probable auxin efflux carrier component 1b isoform X2, with protein sequence MIKLVDLYHVLTAVVPLYVAMILAYGSVKWWKIFTPDQCSGINRFVALFAVPLLSFHFISTNDPYAMNLRFIAADSLQKIIVLVVLSFWSRFSSRGSLEWSITLFSLSTLPNTLVMGIPLLKGMYGDASGTLMVQIVVLQCIIWYTLMLFLFEYRGARLLIAEQFPDTAGSIISFRVDSDILSLDGKEPLQTEAEVGEDGKLHVTVRKSTSSRSEIFSRRSHGPNSGVSLTPRPSNLTNAEIYSLQSSRNPTPRGSSFNHTDFYSMVNGKNASNVSPRQSNFGNLAFDEESGGGGGGFGNHSRANGVAYGQGATGYPAPASAGIFSPVSGPGAKKKANGAEGGKDLHMFVWSSSASPVSEGGIHVFRGGEYGNELGGGVTHPKDYDEYRRDEFSFGNRTGANGTDREGPVLSKLGSSSTAELHPKNGDQGDSKPTAMPPASVMTRLILIMVWRKLIRNPNTYSSLIGLTWSLVSFKWGVVMPAIVAKSIAILSDAGLGMAMFSLGLFMALQPRIIACGNTIATFAMAVRFLTGPAVMAAASIAVGLRGTLLHIAIVQAALPQGIVPFVFAKEYNVHPDILSTGVIFGMLIALPITLVYYILLGL